One Formosa agariphila KMM 3901 genomic window, TTCCGTTTAAAACCTTATCATTTGGTGAAGGTGTAAATTACACTGCGGGTTTAAATAAGGTAAGAACATCACCTGATCATGGTACAGCTTTTGAAATAGCAGGAAAAGGTATTGCAAATGAGTCTTCATTTAAAGAAGCCTTATATTCTGGAATTCAGATTTATAAGCACCGTTTGGAATACGATAAACTAGTAAAAAGAGTGTAAAATATTAAATAAAAAAGATATAAACAAAAAAATGTTTATAAGTAAGCTTGTGTAAAATAAAAATTCATATATTTGCAGGCTCAAATTAGATATAGAAATGAAGCTGTTGAAAGAATTTACAATTCAATTCGTTGGATTAAAATTAGGAAAACATCAATTCGAATATCAAATTGGACAAGAGTTCTTTACACATTTTGGGTATGAAGATTTTAATGATGCTAACATTCAAGTAAATGTGCTTTTCGAAAAAAAGACCACCTTATTAGAATTGCATTTTGAAATTTCGGGAATTGTAAATGTCTATTGTGATGTCACAAATGAACCTTACGATCAACCTATTCAAAATGAATTTGATTTGGTAGTGAATTTTGGTGACGAGTATAATGACGAAGAAATTGACTTACTAGTTATTCCTCATGGGGAATACGAGTTAAATATACAACAGTATATTTACGAACTAATAGTATTGGCAATTCCAACAAAACGTGTTCATCCAGGAATTGAAGATGGAACGTTAAAGTCAGAGAT contains:
- a CDS encoding YceD family protein — its product is MKLLKEFTIQFVGLKLGKHQFEYQIGQEFFTHFGYEDFNDANIQVNVLFEKKTTLLELHFEISGIVNVYCDVTNEPYDQPIQNEFDLVVNFGDEYNDEEIDLLVIPHGEYELNIQQYIYELIVLAIPTKRVHPGIEDGTLKSEILDKLEELSPKIKEEKKDQEESDPRWNTLKQLLTDNK